The Osmerus eperlanus chromosome 7, fOsmEpe2.1, whole genome shotgun sequence genome includes a region encoding these proteins:
- the jazf1b gene encoding juxtaposed with another zinc finger protein 1b has product MTGIAAASFFSNICRFGGCGLHFESLSELIVHIEDNHIDTDPRLLEKQEQQQPTYVALSYINKFMTDAARREHETLKKKVQPKLSLSLTGSLSRNNVSTPPRHSSGNLTPPVTPPITPSSSFRSSTPTGSEYDEEEVDYEDSDSDESWTTESAISSESILSSMCMNGGEEKPFACPVPGCKKRYKNVNGIKYHAKNGHRTQIRVRKPFKCRCGKSYKTSQGLRHHTINFHPPVSADIIRKMQQ; this is encoded by the exons ATGACAGGCATCGCCGCTGCCTCCTTCTTCTCCAATATTTGCAGGTTCGGGGGCTGCGGACTTCACTTTGAATCCCTATCCGAACTTATCGTACACATTGAGGATAACCACATTG aCACAGACCCTCGTCTTCTGGAGaagcaggagcagcagcagcccaCCTATGTTGCTCTCAGCTACATCAACAA GTTCATGACGGACGCGGCGCGTCGGGAACACGAGACCCTGAAGAAGAAGGTCCAGCCCAAGCTTTCCCTGTCCCTGACTGGCAGTCTGTCCCGGAACAACGTGTCCACGCCTCCACGCCACAGCAGCGGCAACCTCACGCCCCCCGTCACCCCgcccatcaccccctcctcatccttccgCAGTAGCACGCCCACGG GCAGTGAGTAtgacgaggaggaggtggactaCGAGGACTCGGACAGTGACGAGTCGTGGACCACGGAGAGCGCCATCAGCTCCGAGTCCATCCTCAGCTCCATGTGCATGaacggaggggaggagaagcccTTCGCCTGCCCCGTGCCCGGCTGCAAGAAGAGATACAAG AATGTGAACGGGATCAAGTACCACGCCAAGAACGGCCACAGAACCCAGATCCGCGTGCGTAAACCCTTCAAGTGCCGCTGCGGGAAGAGCTAcaagacttctcaggggctccgCCACCACACCATCAACTTCCACCCGCCCGTGTCCGCCGATATCATCCGCAAGATGCAGCAGTAG